The nucleotide window GCAACGGCGTTAACGCGATGGCGCTCCCGGCCGCGCACCCGGGACCCCAAGACGTGCCGGCTAAACCCAAGCCGGCGCCCAACGCGGCCGACCTGGAACTCGACGAGAAACTTGTGAAGCTCGAGCGATATGAAGCGAGCCTTCGAGCAGAAATCGAGGAGATGGAGGTTATCATCGACGCGCAAGAGCGCATCAGCGGAGCTACCCCAGATAGCACGATCCAGTCGCTTCACATCCAGTTGCTCGAAACGGAAAAGTTGTTCGCCTCCGTCAGCCGCGAACTTGATCGGCTGTCCGTCGAGCTCAAAGTGCTCAAAGGTCGGCTCGAGGACAAGCCGGCAAACTTACAGGGTAACGCGCTTCTTCTGCAGCAACTCGTCGCCGCCGACCCGAATGTCAAAGCGGCCCGGGTGGCTCTGAAGGACTCCCGCGAGCGGCTCGAACGAGAACAACGCAATGCTCCCCCTGAGAGCCCGCACATTAAAGAGCTCGAGGCGGCCGTAGCTAAGGACAAACAGCGTCTAACTGAGGAGGAGAAAGAAGCTCAGGCTTCGGCCGGTGAGGCGCTCCGCGCTCGGTTACTGGCCGAGCTACAGAAGCGAATCCCTGAGTTGCAACTCCAAGTCGAGATCAAGGAAGTCGAACGAGAAGGAATTAGGCGCGAACGGGAAGCATTGAAGAATGCGATTGACAGCACCGCCGGCCGCGCCCGGGCGTGCGAAAAACTCAAAAGGGCGATTGAGCCAAAACGCGAGATGCTCACCACACTCAATCGTCATGCTCTCGCGCTCCGCGCCCAGCGTGCGGGAATCACGCTGACGGAGCAATCGTCCAGCAATACGAAACTCGATGCAATCCTGAAAGAACTTGTGGCACTGCGGAAAGAGGTGCAGGAATTGAAACGCGGGCAGAAGTGAAAAAGGCCGGGCCGGTGAGGCTTTGGGGACGCTGCCAACCCCTTGACTCACCGGCCCAACACAGTCGCTCCCACATTTAAGGAAGGGTCGCTGCCAAACTCCCCTTCCTCACCATCTCCGATGCGCCC belongs to Gemmata obscuriglobus and includes:
- a CDS encoding RNA polymerase sigma factor; the encoded protein is MSQRVRGLLDRLLARRKAASCDGVSDAELLRRYSRDRDEAAFELVVWRHGAMVLGLCRRALRDEQLAEDAFQAVFLVLARKAGGVRGNLGGWLFKVARRVSARAAARRPVTQPVPDVPGAAVHDPVERGELSELLDAEVARLPTRLRHPVVLCYLGGISTEDAARELGCPRGTVLSRLAAARARLAQRLTRRGITLPAVLVATGGTGLSPRVTSAAVALARQFTTGSGPITTPISLAHGVIHSMNRTTLFTALGGVLLAAALSGVGLVVAQSGPPASNGVNAMALPAAHPGPQDVPAKPKPAPNAADLELDEKLVKLERYEASLRAEIEEMEVIIDAQERISGATPDSTIQSLHIQLLETEKLFASVSRELDRLSVELKVLKGRLEDKPANLQGNALLLQQLVAADPNVKAARVALKDSRERLEREQRNAPPESPHIKELEAAVAKDKQRLTEEEKEAQASAGEALRARLLAELQKRIPELQLQVEIKEVEREGIRREREALKNAIDSTAGRARACEKLKRAIEPKREMLTTLNRHALALRAQRAGITLTEQSSSNTKLDAILKELVALRKEVQELKRGQK